The following proteins come from a genomic window of Iamia sp. SCSIO 61187:
- a CDS encoding HNH endonuclease signature motif containing protein, translating into MEMVCDPTTAEGLDALDAAVDRLQAAGVTPVDDADARALTIRLENVARRVQSLQIDLVSEIDRTGVHAADGHASAKVMVRHHANLSTREAARRAACAKALRSLPTVGAAFAEGAIGRCQVERIARAHANPRVRDAVEANEASFAAEAATDTYRVFDQKVREWVSLLDEDGTRDRDQAAHDKRDARLHQNFDGGWEITGRCGSLVGAELWSIFQAQLKAETLADWDKARAEHGDAATTTDLPRTDAQRRFDALEEIFRSAAAHHATSTGGSQVVTNVVIDQPTFEHIAARLADIDPTPVDDARATFPAAGRRCSTLDGHPVEPTAAVAQALIGHVRRVVVGSDSVVIDLGRKSRLFTGPAALAVKLSSTTCYWPGCHVPVTDCQSDHLTPWSTGRTGEGGGSTNPHNGGPACGRHNRLRTHGYTTWRDPTGTWHITRPDGTEIT; encoded by the coding sequence ATGGAGATGGTGTGCGATCCGACGACGGCCGAGGGGCTCGATGCCCTCGACGCGGCCGTCGACCGGTTGCAGGCCGCCGGGGTCACCCCCGTCGATGATGCCGATGCCCGGGCTCTGACCATCCGGTTGGAGAACGTGGCCCGCCGGGTCCAGTCGCTCCAGATCGACCTGGTGTCCGAGATCGACCGCACCGGGGTCCACGCCGCCGACGGCCATGCCTCGGCCAAGGTCATGGTCCGCCACCACGCCAACCTCTCGACCCGGGAGGCAGCCCGGCGGGCCGCCTGTGCCAAGGCCCTCCGGTCCCTGCCCACCGTCGGGGCCGCGTTCGCGGAGGGGGCCATCGGTCGCTGCCAGGTCGAGCGGATCGCCCGCGCCCATGCCAACCCGCGGGTCCGGGATGCGGTGGAGGCCAACGAGGCCTCCTTCGCCGCCGAAGCCGCCACCGACACCTACCGGGTCTTCGATCAGAAGGTCCGCGAGTGGGTGAGCCTCCTCGACGAGGACGGCACCCGCGACCGCGACCAGGCCGCCCACGACAAGCGCGACGCCCGGCTGCACCAGAACTTCGACGGCGGCTGGGAGATCACCGGGCGGTGTGGGTCGTTGGTCGGGGCCGAGCTGTGGTCGATCTTCCAGGCCCAGCTCAAGGCCGAGACCCTCGCTGATTGGGACAAGGCCCGCGCCGAGCACGGCGACGCCGCCACCACCACCGACCTGCCCCGCACCGACGCCCAGCGCCGCTTCGACGCCCTCGAGGAGATCTTCCGCTCCGCCGCCGCCCACCACGCCACCAGCACCGGCGGGTCCCAGGTGGTGACCAACGTGGTCATCGACCAACCCACCTTCGAACACATCGCCGCCCGCCTCGCCGACATCGACCCCACCCCCGTCGACGACGCCCGGGCCACCTTCCCCGCTGCGGGACGGCGGTGCTCCACCCTCGACGGCCACCCCGTCGAGCCCACCGCCGCCGTCGCCCAGGCCCTCATCGGCCACGTGCGGCGGGTGGTCGTCGGCTCCGACTCCGTCGTCATCGACCTCGGCCGCAAGAGCCGCCTCTTCACCGGCCCCGCCGCCCTCGCCGTCAAGCTCTCATCGACCACCTGCTACTGGCCCGGATGCCACGTCCCGGTCACCGACTGCCAAAGCGACCACCTCACCCCCTGGAGCACCGGCCGCACCGGCGAAGGCGGAGGAAGTACCAACCCCCACAACGGGGGACCCGCCTGCGGGAGGCACAACCGACTCCGCACCCACGGCTACACCACCTGGCGCGACCCCACCGGCACCTGGCACATCACCAGACCCGACGGCACCGAGATCACCTGA
- a CDS encoding family 43 glycosylhydrolase, with protein sequence MTGRTLVARVLGRAVLALVVVGGLVVAGVAVQDRDEVRADAHALTHDAVADLVAAREGRERIEGLEDDVDASQAAQRRDDLATVAIITALDERETLQDRIELAQLELDRAREVSAEQVARLDVLKACVHHLELARARYVAGDRAGAIAAHAAGEDVCLEAEAITEGVAAVHPFDFPDPQILREGDMYFAFGTNGPAGVVQVVSSTDLTDWDVQGSALDAVPAWAHEGFTWAPAAIRTWSGFSLFYTVRDKASGRQCISRATAAAPGGPYVDRSTGPLVCQVDMGGSIDPSPFVAQDGTLHLTWKSEGEVVGGGAQIWSAPLTPDGGALAWFPTPLLTVDKAWEGRTIEGPSMARTAAGWILLYSGNRWDSGAYATGYATCAGPTGPCTKPADNVVLRSDGDREGPGGAELFRTTDGQLKVAYAAWDTGEVGIPNPRRLHLGTVSMTPLGLRIS encoded by the coding sequence ATGACCGGCCGCACGCTCGTCGCCCGGGTCCTGGGCCGGGCCGTCCTGGCCCTCGTCGTGGTGGGCGGGCTGGTGGTCGCGGGGGTCGCCGTGCAGGACCGCGACGAGGTGCGGGCCGACGCCCACGCCCTGACCCACGACGCCGTCGCCGACCTGGTCGCGGCCCGCGAGGGGCGGGAACGGATCGAGGGCCTCGAGGACGACGTCGACGCGTCGCAGGCGGCCCAGCGCCGGGACGACCTGGCCACCGTGGCGATCATCACCGCCCTCGACGAGCGGGAGACCCTGCAGGACCGGATCGAGCTGGCCCAGCTCGAGCTCGACCGGGCCCGCGAGGTGAGCGCCGAGCAGGTCGCCCGGCTCGACGTGCTCAAGGCCTGCGTCCACCACCTCGAGCTGGCCCGGGCCCGCTACGTCGCCGGCGACCGGGCCGGGGCCATCGCCGCCCACGCCGCGGGGGAGGACGTGTGCCTCGAGGCCGAGGCGATCACCGAGGGGGTGGCGGCCGTCCACCCCTTCGACTTCCCCGACCCCCAGATCCTGCGCGAGGGCGACATGTACTTCGCCTTCGGCACCAACGGGCCGGCGGGTGTCGTCCAGGTGGTGTCGTCGACCGACCTCACCGACTGGGACGTCCAGGGGTCGGCCCTCGACGCGGTGCCGGCGTGGGCCCACGAGGGGTTCACCTGGGCCCCGGCCGCCATCCGCACCTGGTCGGGCTTCTCGCTCTTCTACACGGTGCGGGACAAGGCGTCGGGCCGGCAGTGCATCAGCCGGGCCACGGCTGCCGCCCCGGGTGGTCCGTACGTGGACCGGTCGACGGGCCCGCTCGTGTGCCAGGTGGACATGGGTGGGTCGATCGACCCGAGCCCCTTCGTGGCCCAGGACGGCACGCTCCACCTGACGTGGAAGAGCGAGGGCGAGGTGGTCGGCGGCGGCGCCCAGATCTGGAGCGCCCCGCTGACGCCCGACGGCGGGGCCCTGGCCTGGTTCCCCACCCCGCTGCTGACGGTCGACAAGGCGTGGGAGGGGCGGACGATCGAGGGCCCGTCGATGGCCCGCACGGCGGCCGGCTGGATCCTCCTCTACTCCGGCAACCGCTGGGACTCGGGCGCCTACGCCACCGGGTACGCCACCTGCGCCGGGCCCACCGGCCCGTGCACCAAGCCGGCCGACAACGTCGTCCTGCGCTCCGACGGGGACCGGGAGGGACCCGGCGGGGCCGAGCTCTTCCGCACCACCGACGGCCAGCTCAAGGTGGCCTACGCAGCGTGGGACACCGGCGAGGTCGGCATCCCCAACCCCCGGCGCCTCCACCTCGGCACCGTCTCGATGACCCCCCTGGGCCTGCGGATCAGCTAG
- the valS gene encoding valine--tRNA ligase encodes MSWTVPDKPALEGIEARWIERWEADGTYRFAGDRPRAEVFSIDTPPPTASGSLHVGHIFSYTHTDTIARYQRMQGKDVFYPMGWDDNGLPTERRVENYYGVTCDPSVPYDPDFRPPAQAAKKRQDFLAISRRNFIALCEELTVEDEKVFEQLFRLVGLSVDWTHQYTTVGPRMQRVSQRAFLRNVARGEAYSQEAPSLWDTTFQTAVAQAELEDRERPAAYHDIAFPRADGDGAIVISTTRPELLVSCVALVAHPDDERYQPLFDTTVRTPIFDVEVPVRAHPLADPEKGTGVAMICTFGDTTDVTWWRELDLPTRAVIGKDGRFAFEPPAWLTTDAGREAYARFAGKGSGGAQQVMVELLRDAGSLQGEPEKITHPVKFYEKGEKPLEIVTTRQWYIRNGGRSAELRDALVARAHELDWHPEYMRHRYENWVEGLNGDWLISRQRFFGVPVPLWYRLDDDGVPQYDEPLVPDDDALPIDPQSHVPPGYTDDQRDQPGGFTGDPDIFDTWATSSLTPLLATGWEDDPDLFARTYPMDLRPQGHDIIRTWLFSTVVRAHFETDSPPWRNAALSGWILDPDRKKMSKSKGNVVVPIDLLQQHGSDAVRYWAANGRPGTDTAFDTGQMKVGRRLAIKILNASRFALNLGPAPDGAGPTEALDRSVLVTLADLVDEATRAFDDYDYARALQRTEAFFWSFCDDYLELVKTRAYGEDPDDGAAASARATLGIALSTLLRLFAPILPYATEEVWSWWQEGSVHRAPWPSGDELRAEDGDPAVLAATAAVLGEVRKAKSDAKVSMRADVDTVVVTGAPPFLAAVRAAGQDLQDAGRIRHLELVEGDQQGTDVRLAEPAATS; translated from the coding sequence ATGAGCTGGACGGTCCCCGACAAGCCTGCCCTGGAGGGCATCGAGGCCCGCTGGATCGAGCGCTGGGAGGCCGACGGGACCTACCGGTTCGCCGGCGACCGGCCTCGTGCCGAGGTGTTCTCCATCGACACGCCACCGCCGACGGCGTCGGGGTCGCTGCACGTCGGGCACATCTTCAGCTACACCCACACCGACACGATCGCGCGCTACCAGCGCATGCAGGGCAAGGACGTCTTCTACCCGATGGGGTGGGACGACAACGGCCTCCCCACCGAGCGGCGGGTCGAGAACTACTACGGCGTCACCTGCGACCCGTCGGTCCCCTACGACCCCGACTTCCGGCCCCCGGCCCAGGCGGCCAAGAAGCGGCAGGACTTCCTGGCCATCAGCCGGCGCAACTTCATCGCCCTGTGCGAGGAGCTCACCGTCGAGGATGAGAAGGTCTTCGAGCAGCTCTTCCGCCTGGTCGGGCTGTCGGTCGACTGGACCCACCAGTACACGACCGTCGGCCCCCGGATGCAGCGGGTCAGCCAGCGGGCGTTCCTCCGCAACGTCGCCCGGGGCGAGGCCTACTCCCAGGAGGCGCCCAGCCTCTGGGACACCACGTTCCAGACCGCGGTCGCCCAGGCCGAGCTCGAGGACCGCGAGCGCCCCGCCGCCTACCACGACATCGCCTTCCCCCGCGCCGACGGCGACGGCGCCATCGTCATCTCCACCACCCGCCCGGAGCTGCTGGTCAGCTGCGTCGCCCTCGTCGCCCACCCCGACGACGAGCGCTACCAGCCCCTGTTCGACACCACCGTCCGCACGCCGATCTTCGACGTCGAGGTCCCCGTCCGGGCCCACCCCCTGGCCGACCCCGAGAAGGGCACGGGCGTCGCCATGATCTGCACCTTCGGCGACACCACCGACGTCACGTGGTGGCGCGAGCTCGACCTGCCGACGCGGGCCGTCATCGGCAAGGACGGGCGCTTCGCCTTCGAGCCCCCCGCCTGGCTCACCACCGACGCCGGGCGGGAGGCCTACGCCCGCTTCGCCGGCAAGGGCAGCGGTGGCGCCCAGCAGGTCATGGTCGAGCTCCTGCGCGACGCCGGCTCCCTGCAGGGCGAGCCCGAGAAGATCACCCACCCGGTCAAGTTCTACGAGAAGGGCGAGAAGCCGCTCGAGATCGTCACCACCCGGCAGTGGTACATCCGCAACGGCGGCCGCTCGGCCGAGCTGCGCGACGCCCTCGTCGCCCGGGCCCACGAGCTGGACTGGCACCCCGAGTACATGCGCCACCGCTACGAGAACTGGGTCGAGGGCCTCAACGGCGACTGGCTCATCTCCCGGCAGCGCTTCTTCGGCGTCCCCGTCCCCCTCTGGTACCGCCTCGACGACGACGGCGTCCCCCAGTACGACGAGCCCCTCGTCCCCGACGACGACGCCCTGCCCATCGACCCGCAGTCGCACGTCCCGCCCGGCTACACCGACGACCAGCGCGACCAGCCCGGCGGCTTCACCGGTGACCCGGACATCTTCGACACGTGGGCCACCTCGTCGCTCACCCCCCTCCTCGCCACCGGCTGGGAGGACGACCCCGACCTGTTCGCCCGCACCTACCCGATGGACCTGCGGCCCCAGGGCCACGACATCATCCGGACCTGGCTGTTCTCCACCGTCGTCCGGGCCCACTTCGAGACCGACAGCCCGCCGTGGCGCAACGCCGCCCTGTCGGGGTGGATCCTCGACCCCGACCGCAAGAAGATGTCGAAGTCGAAGGGCAACGTCGTCGTCCCCATCGACCTGCTCCAGCAGCACGGCTCCGATGCGGTCCGCTACTGGGCCGCCAACGGCCGCCCCGGCACCGACACCGCCTTCGACACCGGGCAGATGAAGGTCGGTCGCCGGCTGGCGATCAAGATCCTCAACGCCAGCCGGTTCGCCCTCAACCTGGGACCGGCGCCCGACGGGGCCGGGCCCACCGAGGCCCTCGACCGCTCGGTCCTGGTCACCCTGGCCGACCTGGTCGACGAGGCGACCCGCGCCTTCGACGACTACGACTACGCACGCGCCCTCCAGCGCACCGAGGCGTTCTTCTGGTCGTTCTGCGACGACTACCTCGAGCTGGTCAAGACCCGGGCCTACGGCGAGGACCCCGACGACGGTGCCGCCGCCTCGGCCCGGGCGACCCTCGGCATCGCCCTCTCGACGCTGCTCCGGCTCTTCGCCCCGATCCTCCCCTACGCGACCGAGGAGGTCTGGTCCTGGTGGCAGGAGGGCTCGGTCCACCGGGCGCCGTGGCCCTCGGGCGACGAGCTCCGCGCCGAGGACGGGGACCCGGCCGTCCTCGCCGCCACCGCCGCCGTCCTCGGCGAGGTCCGCAAGGCCAAGTCCGACGCCAAGGTCTCCATGCGGGCCGACGTCGACACCGTCGTCGTCACCGGCGCCCCGCCGTTCCTGGCCGCCGTCCGGGCCGCCGGCCAGGACCTGCAGGACGCCGGCCGCATCCGCCACCTCGAGCTGGTGGAGGGCGACCAGCAGGGCACCGACGTCCGCCTGGCCGAGCCCGCCGCCACTAGCTGA
- a CDS encoding endo alpha-1,4 polygalactosaminidase, with product MLRTGCLTGSLLLLAACGSDDDGVWQPSPDDRWHVQYTGELDVPDGIDVVDLDMEETPASVIDGLHDDGIRVVCYLSAGSWEPYRSDAAEFPDALLGEAYEGFEDERWLDIRSRALRPLLTARIEAAADKGCDAVDPDNVEGFENDTGFPLTAADQLEFDRWLFAEVHDHGMAVGLKNGRTLAAELVDEVEFQVDEECIALDECDALDVFVDAGKPVWSIEYEGDPDVVCARAAELGFATWIKDLSLSAGGHECPVPEGEGGADGGGR from the coding sequence GTGCTCCGAACCGGTTGCCTCACCGGATCCCTGCTGCTGCTGGCCGCGTGCGGGTCCGACGACGACGGCGTGTGGCAGCCGTCGCCCGACGATCGCTGGCACGTCCAGTACACGGGCGAGCTCGACGTGCCCGACGGGATCGACGTGGTGGACCTCGACATGGAGGAGACGCCGGCGTCGGTGATCGACGGGCTCCACGACGATGGCATCCGGGTCGTCTGCTACCTCTCGGCCGGGTCGTGGGAGCCGTACCGGTCCGACGCCGCCGAGTTCCCCGACGCGCTCCTGGGCGAGGCCTACGAGGGCTTCGAGGACGAGCGGTGGCTCGACATCCGGTCCCGCGCCCTGCGGCCCCTGCTGACGGCCCGCATCGAGGCCGCCGCCGACAAGGGCTGCGACGCCGTCGACCCCGACAACGTCGAGGGCTTCGAGAACGACACCGGCTTCCCTCTCACCGCCGCCGACCAGCTGGAGTTCGACCGCTGGCTCTTCGCCGAGGTCCACGACCACGGCATGGCCGTCGGCCTGAAGAACGGGCGCACCCTGGCCGCCGAGCTGGTCGACGAGGTCGAGTTCCAGGTCGACGAGGAGTGCATCGCCCTCGACGAGTGCGACGCCCTCGACGTGTTCGTTGACGCCGGCAAGCCGGTCTGGTCGATCGAGTACGAGGGCGATCCCGATGTCGTCTGCGCCCGCGCCGCCGAGCTCGGCTTCGCCACCTGGATCAAGGACCTCTCGTTGTCCGCCGGGGGCCACGAGTGCCCGGTGCCGGAGGGCGAGGGCGGGGCCGACGGCGGCGGGAGGTGA